Within the Acidobacteriota bacterium genome, the region AGATCCTCGGTCCGGTGGCAGGTTCACGGGTGCTCTCGGAACTGATCAACCGCCCCGGCACCCCTTGGGACGGGTCGACTGGGAGCGGGCTGAACTGGCGACTCGCCGTCTCGGAACTGGAGGCGGAGCGGCGCCACCTGCGCCTGGACGGCGAGCCGGTGATCCTCTACTCGCTGCTCTCGCCACCCGTGGAGGCAACCGCCAACCTGTTGTCCGACCTCTTCCGTCTGGACGCCGTCATGACGGTGAGCCTGGAATGGCGGAAGTGGGGGACGGAAGCGTCGCGCCGCAAGGTCCGCTCCGCACAGCGCCACTACTTCTCGAAGCGCTACTCGATGATGGCCCACGTGCAGGAGAAGGAAGGCACGGCGGGCGCCCTGGTGGATTCGGCCGCCGAAGCGGAAGTCGGCCGGCTCGGGGACGCGTTGGTGGAACTGGAGGCCGACGGGATCGGCTACGGCTCAGTCTCTCTCACCCTCACGCTGCACGGAAGACTGGAGAAAATCGAGCGGCTGGATGCAAGTGTCCGAAGGACCTTCAACGCCCACGACGCCAAGGTCATTCGAGAGGGCTACGGCCAACTCCCAGTGTGGTTCGGCAGACTGCCGGCACAACCCCGCTCGCGGCAGGTCCGGTCGGTCTTCGTCTCGGCCGGCTTGGCCGCGTGCCTCGCTCCGATTTTCGGTCCCCCCATCGGGAACCCACAAAGCATACACCTCGCGCGCCCTGCGCTGGCCGTCCTGGAGACCCGGTGGAAGACCCCCTACCACTACGACTTGTTCGCGGGAGATGTCGGTCACACCCTGGTGCTGGGAGCCACGGGGAGCGGCAAGAGCTTCCTGCTCAACTTCCTGCTGGTATCCGCACTTCAGTACGACCCACGAGTCCTGATCCTCGATCTGGGCGGTTCCTACCGCTGGCTGACGAGTTTTCTGGGAGGGGGATACCTGGAGTTGTCCCCGGAGGAGACGAAGGAAAACAAGGTCCGGCTGCGGCCCTTCTCGTTGCCGGCCACGGAGCGGTCGATCCAGTTTCTCACCAGCTGGATCGCCCGGTTGTTGCGGATCGGGGGATGGGAACTCACTGGAGAGGACACGACAGAAATCCGCGACCGGGTGGAGGACGTCTACGCCTTTCCGGCCGAGCGGCGAACGTTGGGAACGCTGGTTCGGGCCTTGCCTTCGAAGATGTGGCCGGCGCTCTCGCGCTGGCATGGGGAGGGCGCCTGGGGCCGGTACTTCGACCACCCGGCCACTGGGGAGGACCTGAAGCTCACGGACTGGCAGGTGATCGACCTGGCCGGAGCGGCCGAGCACGAGGACCTGTGCGAGGCGGCGCTCTTCTATCTGCTGGAGCGGATGCGCCTGGCGCTGGAGGACCCCGCCGAGACGGCGCGAGTCAAGCTCATGGTGGTGGACGAGGCCTGGCGGTACCTTCGCGACCGGTCCGTGCTCGCCTATCTGGCCGAGGCGGCCAAGACCTGGAGGAAGAAGAACGCCGCGCTGGTTCTGGCCACGCAGTCGGCGGTCGATGTCACCGGCACCAGTGGAGCCGAGGCCCTGCTGGAGTCGATGCCAACAAAGCTGTTCTTGGCCAACCCGGACCTGCCGGAGACCGCCGGGGAGACGTTTCGCCTGAACGACCGGGAGGTGGAGCTGGTCCGGGAACTGGTCCCCAAGCGGGAGATCTATCTGCGCCGGCCCGATGCGGCGGGCGTCCTGCGGCTGGAGGTCGATCCGGAAAGCTACTGGC harbors:
- a CDS encoding DUF87 domain-containing protein; this encodes MKLVEEAREYEAAGSLAEELPYWGWLPDGRTCLTRSGQLLTLGRLRSAVVDGRTPEQLDRVADRWQRALSNLDDRTRLYFYLMRRPSRLRAAQEDADSVVGLSQQRRCAYLTDRVSELDTYVAWCTDPRLRSAAASHAGNGWTSHVRRWLTRRKRSHESVYLHSAIQAATRRFRQSVDASRTLVDDVTPIEILGPVAGSRVLSELINRPGTPWDGSTGSGLNWRLAVSELEAERRHLRLDGEPVILYSLLSPPVEATANLLSDLFRLDAVMTVSLEWRKWGTEASRRKVRSAQRHYFSKRYSMMAHVQEKEGTAGALVDSAAEAEVGRLGDALVELEADGIGYGSVSLTLTLHGRLEKIERLDASVRRTFNAHDAKVIREGYGQLPVWFGRLPAQPRSRQVRSVFVSAGLAACLAPIFGPPIGNPQSIHLARPALAVLETRWKTPYHYDLFAGDVGHTLVLGATGSGKSFLLNFLLVSALQYDPRVLILDLGGSYRWLTSFLGGGYLELSPEETKENKVRLRPFSLPATERSIQFLTSWIARLLRIGGWELTGEDTTEIRDRVEDVYAFPAERRTLGTLVRALPSKMWPALSRWHGEGAWGRYFDHPATGEDLKLTDWQVIDLAGAAEHEDLCEAALFYLLERMRLALEDPAETARVKLMVVDEAWRYLRDRSVLAYLAEAAKTWRKKNAALVLATQSAVDVTGTSGAEALLESMPTKLFLANPDLPETAGETFRLNDREVELVRELVPKREIYLRRPDAAGVLRLEVDPESYWLYTSSPREAERRAKSVEQYGLEKAIKFLAGEMP